One genomic window of Paenisporosarcina antarctica includes the following:
- the gcvPA gene encoding aminomethyl-transferring glycine dehydrogenase subunit GcvPA, whose product MKHRYLPMTEQDQKEMLETIGVSSIDELFSDIPEKVRFQGQYNIKPAKSESSLLKELSQMAAKNADSKAYASFLGAGVYDHYKPIIVDHVISRSEFYTAYTPYQPEISQGELQAIFEFQTMICELTGMDLANSSMYDGGTALAEAGTLAAGHTKRKKLLISGAVNPESQDVVRMYALGQSIEVVQVPTKDGITDIDALNNMIDEDTAAVLVQYPNFYGQIEDIRKMEGMTHEAKALLVVSSNPLALGILTSPGKLGADIVVGDAQPFGIPESFGGPHCGYFAVTKKLMRKVPGRLVGETTDEVGRRGYVLTLQAREQHIRRDKATSNICSNQALNALAASVAMTALGKKGAQEIAAQNILKTNYAKKTFEAAGFEVVYQGAHFNEIVVNVKGSVSALNKELFKVGIIGGFDLGKVDEKLEGHALIAVTEQRTKEEIDALVQEMGSFRA is encoded by the coding sequence ATGAAACATCGTTATTTACCAATGACAGAACAAGATCAAAAGGAAATGTTAGAAACCATTGGTGTTTCTTCTATAGATGAACTGTTTTCTGATATACCTGAGAAAGTACGCTTTCAAGGACAATATAATATTAAACCGGCTAAATCAGAGTCATCTTTACTAAAAGAGTTGTCTCAAATGGCTGCGAAAAATGCAGATAGTAAAGCTTATGCTTCATTCTTAGGTGCTGGTGTATATGATCACTATAAGCCAATTATCGTCGATCATGTCATTTCTCGTTCGGAGTTTTATACGGCTTACACACCTTACCAGCCAGAAATTTCTCAAGGTGAATTGCAAGCTATCTTTGAATTCCAAACAATGATTTGTGAATTAACAGGAATGGATTTAGCAAACTCTTCGATGTATGACGGTGGTACTGCATTAGCTGAAGCGGGAACGCTTGCTGCTGGACATACTAAACGAAAAAAACTTCTTATATCAGGAGCAGTTAACCCTGAATCTCAAGATGTCGTACGCATGTATGCATTAGGTCAATCGATTGAAGTAGTTCAAGTGCCAACTAAAGATGGAATAACGGATATCGATGCTCTAAACAATATGATTGATGAAGATACAGCCGCTGTTTTAGTTCAATATCCAAATTTCTATGGTCAAATAGAAGATATTCGCAAAATGGAAGGTATGACACATGAAGCAAAAGCCTTATTAGTCGTTTCTTCAAACCCACTTGCACTTGGTATCTTAACTTCACCAGGAAAATTAGGGGCAGATATTGTAGTTGGGGATGCTCAACCCTTCGGTATTCCAGAATCATTCGGAGGACCACACTGTGGATACTTCGCAGTAACAAAAAAATTAATGCGTAAAGTCCCTGGTCGTCTAGTAGGTGAAACTACTGATGAAGTTGGGCGCCGTGGCTATGTATTAACACTACAAGCACGTGAACAACATATTCGTCGTGATAAAGCGACTTCGAACATCTGTTCAAACCAAGCGTTAAACGCACTTGCTGCTTCTGTTGCTATGACAGCTCTTGGTAAAAAAGGTGCTCAAGAAATCGCTGCACAAAATATTTTAAAAACAAACTATGCTAAAAAAACGTTTGAAGCAGCAGGATTTGAAGTTGTGTACCAAGGTGCACATTTCAATGAAATCGTTGTAAATGTTAAGGGTTCTGTATCTGCACTAAACAAAGAATTATTTAAAGTAGGAATAATCGGTGGATTTGACTTGGGTAAAGTTGATGAAAAGTTAGAAGGACATGCGTTAATCGCAGTTACTGAACAACGAACAAAAGAAGAAATCGATGCGCTTGTGCAAGAAATGGGGTCTTTCCGTGCATAA
- the gcvPB gene encoding aminomethyl-transferring glycine dehydrogenase subunit GcvPB, whose amino-acid sequence MRLCKKWGLSVHKDNQPLIFEITKPGRIGYSLPELDIPEVDLSSLLPEGLLREELAELPEVSELDIMRHYTALSKRNHGVDSGFYPLGSCTMKYNPKINESVARFPGFADIHPLQDEDTVQGALELMYDLQEHLIEITGMDDLTLQPAAGAHGEWTALMMIRAYHLANGDTQRTKVIVPDSAHGTNPASATVAGFDTITVKSDENGLVDLEDLKRVVGDDTAALMLTNPNTLGLFEENILEMASIIHGVGGKLYYDGANLNAVMSKARPGDMGFDCVHLNLHKTFTGPHGGGGPGSGPVGVKKDLIPFLPKPVLVKTGERYHFDYNRPQSIGRVKPFYGNFGINVRAYTYIRSMGPDGLKAITEYAVLNANYMMRRLQPHFDLPYDRHCKHEFVLSGRRQKKLGVRTLDMAKRLLDFGYHPPTIYFPLNVEEAMMIEPTETESKETLDAFIDAMIQIAKEVEETPEIVQQAPHSTVIKRLDETKAARTPVLRYNKI is encoded by the coding sequence ATGCGCTTGTGCAAGAAATGGGGTCTTTCCGTGCATAAAGATAATCAACCACTAATTTTTGAAATAACAAAACCAGGTCGTATTGGCTACAGTTTGCCAGAACTTGATATTCCGGAAGTAGATTTATCATCTTTATTACCTGAAGGTTTGCTTCGCGAAGAACTTGCAGAACTCCCTGAAGTATCTGAGCTAGATATTATGAGACATTATACAGCATTATCAAAACGTAACCATGGTGTCGATTCAGGATTCTATCCACTTGGATCATGTACGATGAAATATAATCCGAAAATCAATGAATCCGTTGCACGTTTCCCTGGATTTGCAGATATTCATCCTCTTCAAGATGAAGATACAGTTCAAGGTGCATTGGAATTAATGTATGATTTGCAAGAACATTTAATTGAAATTACAGGTATGGACGATTTAACACTACAACCTGCTGCTGGAGCACACGGTGAATGGACTGCACTTATGATGATCCGCGCATACCATTTAGCAAATGGCGATACACAACGTACTAAAGTTATTGTTCCTGACTCTGCACACGGTACGAACCCTGCATCTGCAACTGTTGCGGGATTCGATACGATAACAGTTAAGTCTGATGAAAATGGATTAGTCGACTTAGAGGACTTAAAACGTGTTGTTGGTGATGATACGGCAGCATTAATGTTAACAAACCCAAACACACTAGGCTTATTTGAAGAAAACATTTTAGAAATGGCTTCAATTATTCATGGTGTAGGTGGTAAATTGTATTATGATGGAGCAAACTTAAATGCAGTAATGTCTAAAGCACGTCCAGGAGATATGGGCTTTGACTGTGTGCACTTAAACTTGCATAAAACTTTCACAGGTCCACACGGTGGCGGTGGTCCAGGTTCGGGTCCAGTGGGCGTGAAGAAAGACTTGATTCCATTCTTACCAAAACCAGTTTTAGTGAAAACAGGAGAAAGATACCACTTCGATTATAACCGTCCTCAATCAATCGGACGAGTTAAACCTTTTTATGGAAACTTTGGTATTAACGTAAGAGCGTACACGTATATTCGTTCAATGGGTCCAGATGGTTTGAAAGCCATCACTGAATATGCAGTACTCAATGCAAATTATATGATGCGTCGTTTACAACCGCACTTTGACTTGCCTTATGATCGTCATTGTAAGCATGAATTTGTTTTAAGTGGTCGTCGTCAAAAGAAACTAGGCGTGCGTACATTAGATATGGCAAAACGTCTTCTTGACTTTGGCTATCACCCACCTACAATTTACTTCCCATTAAATGTGGAAGAAGCGATGATGATTGAACCGACGGAGACAGAGTCTAAAGAAACATTAGACGCGTTTATCGATGCTATGATACAAATAGCTAAAGAAGTAGAAGAGACGCCAGAAATCGTCCAACAGGCACCTCATTCAACGGTAATTAAACGTTTGGACGAGACCAAAGCAGCACGTACACCAGTTTTACGTTATAATAAAATATAA
- the comGC gene encoding competence type IV pilus major pilin ComGC, with protein sequence MKKITCQKGFTLIEMMIVLLIISVLILIAIPNVTKHSATIDKKGCEAYIKMVQGQVESYRIDVKTVPTIDELVEFEYLNTGETTCPNGKGIEIDLTTGRVTESAT encoded by the coding sequence ATGAAAAAAATTACATGCCAAAAGGGATTCACTTTAATTGAAATGATGATTGTTTTGTTAATCATATCGGTTTTAATATTAATTGCTATTCCAAACGTTACAAAACACTCAGCGACGATTGATAAAAAAGGCTGCGAAGCTTATATTAAAATGGTTCAAGGACAAGTTGAATCTTACCGAATCGATGTAAAAACGGTGCCCACAATTGATGAGTTAGTAGAATTTGAATACTTAAATACTGGAGAAACAACATGTCCGAATGGTAAAGGAATTGAAATTGATTTAACAACAGGACGTGTAACAGAAAGTGCAACTTGA
- a CDS encoding rhodanese-like domain-containing protein, with product MEYLYIIAAGLFGLVIYFLISSLRLKKAVSVLSQEQFIEGYRKAQLVDVREPKEFDGGHILGSRNIPSSQMRQRFKEIRPDKPVYLYCQNSARSARTALFLKKKGCTQIYQLKGGFRQWTGKIKTK from the coding sequence GTGGAGTATTTATATATTATTGCTGCCGGTTTATTTGGGTTAGTGATCTATTTTTTAATTTCATCACTCCGATTAAAAAAAGCCGTGTCAGTTTTATCGCAAGAACAATTTATTGAGGGCTACCGAAAAGCACAACTTGTAGACGTACGTGAACCAAAAGAATTTGACGGAGGCCACATTTTAGGTTCTCGTAACATTCCTTCATCACAAATGCGTCAACGGTTTAAAGAAATTCGTCCAGACAAGCCCGTCTATTTATATTGCCAAAATAGCGCAAGAAGTGCACGTACAGCTTTGTTTTTAAAGAAAAAAGGATGCACACAGATTTATCAATTAAAAGGCGGTTTCCGTCAATGGACTGGTAAAATAAAAACAAAATAA
- a CDS encoding shikimate kinase, whose protein sequence is MKKIYLIGFMGSGKSAIGRRLSFLLKIPYYDMDQEIVKKIGMSIPEIFAKYGEAFFRQQEHEFLKTFRDEWCIVSTGGGVAVNPSNTKVMRQTGLVLFLDATFADIWKRIHRDVNRPIVQASTREDLEALYTTRKRFYKAATHITIRTQGRSLRQITEYAAFQVNRLKSNNK, encoded by the coding sequence ATGAAAAAAATTTACTTAATTGGCTTTATGGGATCAGGAAAAAGTGCAATCGGTAGACGTTTAAGTTTTTTGCTTAAAATTCCTTATTACGATATGGACCAAGAAATCGTAAAAAAGATAGGGATGAGTATCCCAGAAATTTTTGCGAAATACGGAGAAGCGTTCTTTCGTCAACAAGAACATGAATTTCTTAAAACATTTCGAGATGAATGGTGTATTGTGTCGACAGGGGGCGGAGTGGCAGTTAATCCTAGCAACACTAAAGTTATGCGGCAAACAGGTTTAGTGTTGTTTTTAGATGCTACATTCGCAGATATTTGGAAACGTATTCATCGAGATGTCAACAGACCGATTGTGCAGGCTTCTACTCGGGAAGACTTAGAAGCGTTGTATACAACTAGAAAAAGATTTTATAAAGCTGCAACACACATTACAATAAGAACTCAAGGTCGCTCATTGAGACAAATAACTGAATATGCTGCATTTCAAGTAAATCGCTTAAAGTCGAACAATAAGTGA
- the comGB gene encoding competence type IV pilus assembly protein ComGB: MLFKYLQSHIEIKDRQIPKKKQAQFLKRLSSLLQEGYTFYASLIMLLPHHVKSSEEAQKKLSSQLKNGDGVTSVLMALGIPTSYLLSIQMAEEHGKLHQALLVLQTHIAMVDRAKASLKKVVMYPIFLFSMLAGLFVAFRIYFLPNMELLASSRQATSSSTTMNLTSTMLHLPDALLSFCILLFLIALAVQWKIKRYPVAYQVNILKKMPVFSKWMKLMWTKSFSQELGTLLASGLSLQHALNVLKQQKFQPYLQVISEDIYSSVLVGESLKQAVQLSDCFIDDFPTYISHGEASGHLDRELLIYSDLLNEQTEASLTRWLSFVQPVLFGVLAICILAAYLSILLPVYGMIDFI, translated from the coding sequence GTGTTATTCAAGTACCTCCAATCACATATTGAGATAAAGGATCGCCAAATTCCAAAGAAAAAACAAGCTCAGTTTTTGAAAAGACTTTCTTCTTTATTACAAGAAGGATACACATTTTATGCATCACTTATCATGTTGTTGCCTCATCATGTGAAATCGAGTGAAGAGGCACAAAAAAAACTATCCTCTCAATTGAAAAATGGAGATGGAGTAACCTCGGTGTTAATGGCTTTAGGAATTCCGACAAGTTATTTATTATCAATTCAAATGGCAGAGGAACATGGGAAATTACATCAAGCTTTACTTGTTCTCCAAACACATATTGCCATGGTCGATCGAGCAAAAGCGAGTCTGAAAAAAGTTGTGATGTATCCCATATTTTTATTTAGCATGTTAGCTGGATTGTTTGTTGCATTCAGAATATATTTTCTACCTAATATGGAATTACTTGCATCATCACGACAAGCAACAAGTTCTTCTACTACAATGAATTTGACGAGTACGATGCTTCATTTACCTGATGCTTTATTAAGTTTTTGTATTTTATTATTTTTAATAGCTTTAGCTGTTCAATGGAAAATTAAAAGATATCCGGTAGCGTATCAAGTTAACATCTTGAAGAAGATGCCAGTTTTTTCAAAATGGATGAAATTAATGTGGACAAAGAGTTTTTCGCAAGAATTAGGGACGTTATTAGCGAGTGGATTATCTTTACAGCATGCTTTAAATGTACTTAAACAGCAAAAATTTCAACCTTACTTACAAGTTATTTCAGAGGATATTTACAGTTCAGTATTAGTGGGAGAATCCTTAAAGCAAGCTGTACAGTTATCTGACTGTTTTATTGATGACTTTCCTACGTATATTTCACATGGAGAAGCGAGTGGTCACTTAGACCGGGAGTTATTAATCTATAGTGATTTATTAAATGAACAAACTGAAGCATCTTTAACAAGGTGGTTATCATTTGTCCAACCTGTGTTATTTGGGGTATTAGCTATTTGTATTCTAGCTGCTTATTTATCCATACTATTGCCAGTCTATGGAATGATCGACTTTATCTAA
- the comGF gene encoding competence type IV pilus minor pilin ComGF: MRHLLTNKGYTLIDSILQLTVLLLFSQLILFYSVWFKQVEKHFFYSETVDWEMFSVDMESYVSSVSLIQEQINHSGIRYIKDGFEYDIECYPLLIRKQKNRLGHEPMLIGVKSCDMRVIENQVVIRVEFASGRKEERTYEVFVSSQ; this comes from the coding sequence ATGCGACACTTATTAACAAATAAAGGCTATACCTTAATTGACTCCATTCTTCAATTAACTGTATTGCTGCTGTTTTCTCAACTTATTTTGTTTTATTCAGTTTGGTTTAAACAAGTAGAAAAGCATTTCTTTTATTCGGAAACCGTTGATTGGGAAATGTTTTCAGTGGATATGGAAAGTTACGTGTCTTCAGTTTCTTTGATACAAGAGCAAATTAATCATTCTGGAATTCGATATATAAAAGATGGGTTTGAGTATGATATTGAATGTTATCCATTGCTCATTCGTAAACAAAAAAATCGTCTAGGACATGAACCCATGTTAATCGGTGTTAAATCATGCGATATGCGAGTTATAGAAAATCAAGTAGTCATCCGTGTAGAGTTTGCAAGTGGGCGAAAAGAGGAACGTACGTATGAAGTATTTGTATCCTCACAATGA
- a CDS encoding vitamin B12-dependent ribonucleotide reductase — translation MVLISNDTIGKLNINALNQDIASFTQVHPITPDMTLTHKGVSRLVMLDRYSFKDMSKETLKAGDFVVLTVKEDPKFPARGLGYIVSIDRATNKARVIIEEDYRSAIDDPTEQKMGIVNRSIHVIEKPLEVYYEQIAKRNATGLASVETTEEKKQEWFQKFYEQLVALKFIPAGRVLYGAGAGTDVTYFNCYVMPFVPDSREGISDHRKQVMEIMSRGGGVGTNGSTLRPRNTLAKGVNGKSSGSVSWLDDIAKLTHLVEQGGSRRGAQMIMLADWHPDIAEFIISKMQNPRILRFLIENTEDETIKELAKDKLNFKSLTQQEEAMYQGIVNYKAIPGLGGFSDGIIRDAETKLTDGGTYSVNNSEFLTGANISVTLTDDFMKEVELDGDHALRFPAVETYTSEEMAIYNEKWHEIGDIREWEKQGHSVRTYRTMKAKDLWNLINICATYSAEPGIFFIDNANEMTNAKAYGQQVVATNPCGEQPLAPYSVCNLAAVNLAQFAQKESKTVDFEGLKETVRVGVRMQDNVIDATPYFLEENEVQARGERRVGLGVMGLADLLIYCEKEYGSDEGNVLVDQIFETIAVAAYETSAELAKERGSFPFLQGETEEETKRLRKAFINTGFMKKMAPHVRESIVENGIRNSHLLTVAPTGSTGTMVGVSTGLEPYFSFTYYRSGRLGKFIEVKADIVREYLEANPHVDANNLPEWFKASMELAPEAHADVQCIIQRWIDSSISKTVNAPRGYTVEQVQGVYERLYRGGAKGGTVYVDGSRDAQVLTLKAEENVMDEHHYEEKIMENRPIVLVDTIQALRSTTVTIGSEAGNKCPVCRQGTVEEMGGCNTCTSCGAQLKCGL, via the coding sequence ATGGTACTAATTTCTAACGATACGATTGGTAAATTGAACATTAATGCATTGAATCAGGACATAGCATCTTTCACTCAAGTTCATCCCATTACACCAGACATGACATTGACTCACAAAGGTGTTTCTCGGTTAGTAATGCTCGATCGTTATTCGTTTAAAGATATGTCAAAGGAAACGTTGAAAGCAGGAGATTTCGTCGTATTAACGGTGAAAGAAGATCCTAAATTCCCAGCTCGTGGCTTAGGCTATATTGTCTCTATAGACCGTGCAACAAACAAAGCAAGAGTAATAATTGAAGAGGACTACCGAAGTGCCATTGATGACCCAACGGAACAAAAAATGGGAATCGTTAATCGATCAATTCATGTTATTGAAAAACCATTGGAAGTTTATTATGAGCAAATTGCAAAACGTAATGCAACTGGATTAGCATCAGTAGAAACAACTGAAGAAAAGAAACAAGAGTGGTTCCAAAAGTTTTATGAACAATTGGTAGCATTGAAATTTATACCTGCTGGACGAGTTCTTTATGGAGCAGGAGCAGGTACCGATGTAACCTATTTCAACTGTTATGTTATGCCTTTTGTGCCGGATTCGCGTGAAGGGATTTCTGATCATCGTAAACAAGTGATGGAAATCATGAGTCGTGGTGGTGGCGTTGGAACGAATGGATCAACACTACGTCCACGTAATACGCTTGCGAAAGGTGTAAACGGAAAATCATCTGGCTCAGTATCATGGTTAGACGATATCGCGAAGTTAACTCATCTAGTTGAACAAGGTGGTAGCCGACGTGGTGCTCAAATGATCATGCTAGCTGATTGGCATCCTGATATTGCGGAATTTATTATTTCAAAAATGCAAAATCCTAGAATTCTTCGCTTTTTAATCGAGAATACAGAGGATGAAACCATCAAAGAACTAGCAAAAGATAAACTTAACTTTAAATCTTTAACACAGCAAGAAGAAGCGATGTATCAAGGGATAGTTAATTACAAGGCAATACCTGGTCTAGGTGGATTTAGTGATGGAATTATCCGCGATGCAGAAACAAAGTTAACAGATGGTGGTACTTACAGCGTAAACAATTCAGAGTTTTTAACTGGTGCTAATATTTCAGTTACGCTAACTGATGATTTTATGAAAGAAGTAGAACTAGATGGCGATCATGCACTTCGATTCCCAGCTGTTGAAACTTACACTTCAGAAGAAATGGCTATTTATAATGAGAAATGGCATGAAATTGGAGACATTCGTGAATGGGAAAAACAAGGCCATAGCGTACGTACTTATCGTACGATGAAAGCGAAAGACTTATGGAATTTAATTAACATTTGCGCAACATACTCAGCAGAACCTGGGATTTTCTTTATTGATAATGCAAATGAAATGACCAATGCAAAAGCATATGGACAACAAGTTGTAGCAACGAATCCATGTGGAGAACAACCTTTAGCACCTTATTCAGTATGCAACTTGGCAGCTGTTAATTTAGCGCAATTTGCTCAAAAAGAGTCGAAAACAGTCGATTTTGAAGGCCTAAAAGAAACGGTGCGTGTCGGTGTACGTATGCAAGATAACGTGATTGATGCAACGCCTTACTTCTTAGAAGAGAACGAAGTACAAGCCCGAGGTGAACGTCGTGTTGGTCTTGGTGTTATGGGACTTGCCGACTTACTAATTTATTGTGAAAAAGAATATGGATCAGATGAAGGTAATGTTTTAGTTGATCAAATATTTGAAACAATTGCTGTGGCAGCGTATGAAACTTCTGCTGAGCTTGCAAAAGAACGTGGGAGTTTCCCGTTCTTACAAGGTGAAACGGAAGAAGAAACAAAACGATTGCGCAAAGCTTTCATTAATACAGGATTTATGAAAAAAATGGCACCTCATGTTAGAGAATCCATTGTTGAAAATGGAATTCGTAACTCTCACTTATTAACTGTCGCACCAACCGGATCAACAGGCACAATGGTTGGAGTATCAACAGGGTTGGAACCTTATTTCTCATTCACATATTATCGTAGTGGTCGTTTAGGTAAATTTATTGAAGTAAAAGCTGATATTGTACGTGAATACTTAGAAGCAAATCCACATGTAGATGCTAATAATTTGCCAGAGTGGTTTAAAGCATCGATGGAATTAGCACCTGAAGCTCATGCTGATGTGCAGTGTATTATTCAACGTTGGATTGATAGTTCTATTTCTAAAACAGTAAATGCACCTCGTGGATATACAGTGGAACAAGTACAAGGTGTATACGAACGACTGTATCGTGGTGGAGCAAAAGGTGGAACAGTGTATGTTGACGGAAGTCGAGATGCACAAGTATTAACACTTAAAGCCGAAGAAAATGTAATGGATGAACATCATTATGAAGAGAAAATCATGGAAAATCGTCCGATTGTATTAGTAGATACCATCCAAGCTTTACGCTCTACAACGGTGACAATTGGTTCTGAAGCAGGAAATAAATGTCCAGTATGTAGACAAGGGACAGTGGAAGAAATGGGTGGCTGCAATACATGTACGAGTTGCGGTGCACAACTTAAATGTGGACTTTAG
- a CDS encoding lipoate--protein ligase family protein, producing the protein MSKPIWYFINSGACRPSFNMALDEALLDWHSEGLLPPVIRFYRWNPATLSIGYFQNVAKEINMEEVKKHNLGFVRRPTGGRGVLHEHELTYSVIVSEDYPNMPRTVTEAYRVLSEGLLIGFQKLGLDAYFSVPDTEEKKSDLKNPKSAVCFDTPSWYELVVEGKKVAGSAQTRQKGVILQHGAILLDLDEDKLVSLFNYRSEEMKARVLRGLSEKAVAINRIRKTPATIEECIEAFKSGFAEGLNVNLEPYSLTNDQIEYVKALETRRYANDDWTYRK; encoded by the coding sequence ATGTCTAAACCGATTTGGTATTTTATTAATTCTGGCGCTTGTCGTCCATCCTTTAACATGGCGTTAGATGAAGCGTTACTAGACTGGCATAGTGAAGGACTCCTCCCACCAGTTATACGTTTTTACAGATGGAATCCTGCAACATTATCTATTGGTTACTTCCAAAATGTAGCTAAAGAAATTAATATGGAAGAAGTTAAAAAGCACAATTTAGGTTTTGTTCGTCGTCCAACTGGTGGTCGAGGAGTTTTGCATGAACATGAGTTAACATATAGTGTGATTGTTAGTGAAGACTATCCAAATATGCCTAGGACAGTTACCGAAGCATATCGCGTTTTAAGCGAAGGATTATTAATTGGATTTCAAAAACTTGGGTTAGATGCCTATTTTTCAGTGCCTGATACAGAAGAGAAAAAAAGTGATTTAAAAAACCCTAAAAGTGCTGTTTGTTTTGATACACCATCTTGGTATGAGTTGGTAGTAGAAGGTAAGAAAGTAGCAGGTAGTGCACAAACGCGACAAAAAGGTGTTATTCTACAGCACGGAGCGATCTTACTCGATTTGGATGAAGACAAACTCGTATCTTTATTTAACTATAGATCTGAAGAGATGAAAGCTCGTGTTCTTAGGGGATTATCTGAAAAAGCAGTTGCGATTAATCGTATTCGGAAGACTCCCGCAACCATTGAAGAATGTATAGAAGCATTTAAAAGTGGATTTGCAGAGGGATTAAATGTTAATCTTGAGCCTTATTCTCTGACAAATGACCAAATAGAATATGTAAAAGCGTTAGAAACTAGGCGTTATGCAAATGATGATTGGACTTACCGGAAATAG
- the gcvT gene encoding glycine cleavage system aminomethyltransferase GcvT, whose amino-acid sequence MSENLKRTPLFDSYKTYGGKTIDFGGWELPVQFSSIKVEHETVRTKAGLFDVSHMGEITVRGKDSLVYLQKLLTNDVSKLKSGQAQYNAMCYEDGGTVDDLLVYKIEQDDYLLVVNASNIEKDFEWMKNFVFDDTIITNVSNSYGQLALQGPLAETVLQRLTKENLSEIGFFKFKTNVKVGDYDALVSRTGYTGEDGFEIYGDPASIVALWDLILQEGEKDGVLPCGLGSRDTLRFESCLALYGQELSKDISPLEAGIGFAVKLKKEDNFNGQKALVAQKEAGIPRKLVGLEMIDKGIPRHGYTIFKDDQKIGEVTTGTQSPTLKKNIGLGLIQSKFSELGTEVEVEIRGKRLKAVTVATPFYKRQK is encoded by the coding sequence TTGTCAGAAAATTTAAAACGTACACCTTTATTTGATTCGTATAAAACATACGGAGGTAAAACAATTGACTTTGGTGGATGGGAATTACCTGTCCAATTTTCAAGTATTAAAGTAGAGCATGAAACCGTTAGAACTAAAGCTGGGTTGTTTGATGTATCACATATGGGTGAAATTACAGTTCGTGGTAAAGATAGCCTTGTATACTTACAAAAATTATTGACAAATGATGTGTCTAAGTTAAAAAGTGGACAAGCCCAATATAATGCGATGTGTTATGAAGATGGTGGCACGGTTGATGATTTACTTGTTTATAAAATTGAACAAGATGATTATTTACTAGTCGTAAATGCCTCAAATATAGAAAAAGATTTTGAATGGATGAAAAATTTTGTGTTTGATGACACTATTATAACTAATGTCTCGAATTCATATGGTCAACTTGCTTTGCAAGGTCCTTTAGCAGAAACAGTTTTACAAAGACTTACAAAAGAAAATTTATCTGAAATTGGCTTCTTTAAATTTAAAACAAATGTAAAAGTTGGCGATTATGATGCATTAGTTTCTCGAACGGGCTATACAGGCGAAGATGGATTTGAAATTTACGGAGATCCGGCTTCAATTGTCGCATTATGGGATTTGATTTTACAAGAAGGCGAAAAAGATGGAGTTCTACCTTGTGGTCTTGGTTCACGAGACACACTTCGTTTTGAGTCATGCTTAGCCCTTTATGGCCAAGAGCTATCTAAAGATATCTCTCCTCTTGAAGCGGGTATCGGTTTTGCTGTTAAATTGAAAAAAGAAGATAACTTTAATGGTCAAAAAGCTCTTGTTGCACAAAAAGAAGCGGGAATTCCACGCAAGTTAGTGGGCCTTGAAATGATTGATAAGGGAATACCTAGACATGGCTATACAATTTTTAAAGATGATCAAAAAATTGGTGAAGTTACTACAGGCACGCAGTCACCAACGCTTAAGAAGAACATTGGTTTAGGTTTAATTCAAAGTAAATTTAGTGAGCTTGGTACTGAAGTTGAAGTAGAGATTCGCGGTAAGCGCTTGAAGGCTGTCACCGTTGCAACACCGTTTTATAAACGTCAAAAATAA
- the aroQ gene encoding type II 3-dehydroquinate dehydratase, translated as MNILCLNGPNLNRLGKREPAIYGSETLEDVNQSLITCGQALNVQIECKQSNHEGVLIDWLHLAEDDNIDGIIFNPGAYTHTSYAIRDAILSISIPVIEVHISNIHSRESFRHKSVIAAACVGQISGLGTFGYTLALETFLHRRNGES; from the coding sequence ATGAACATTCTTTGTTTGAATGGTCCAAACTTAAATAGGTTAGGAAAACGTGAACCTGCAATTTATGGGTCAGAAACGTTGGAAGATGTGAATCAATCACTTATTACATGCGGTCAAGCATTAAATGTCCAGATCGAATGTAAACAATCCAATCATGAAGGTGTATTAATTGATTGGTTACACCTTGCAGAAGACGATAATATCGACGGCATTATTTTTAATCCAGGAGCGTATACGCATACTAGCTATGCGATACGTGATGCCATATTATCTATATCGATTCCGGTTATTGAAGTTCATATTTCTAATATCCATAGTAGAGAAAGTTTTCGGCACAAATCTGTTATAGCTGCCGCTTGTGTTGGACAAATTTCTGGTCTTGGAACATTTGGTTATACGTTAGCGCTGGAAACATTTTTACATAGAAGAAATGGGGAATCGTAA